The Paraburkholderia bonniea genome includes a window with the following:
- a CDS encoding DNA-binding protein, producing the protein MNLDEIRANIREELQKMRKSGSKRQEMSLHACKRLFFDLGIRPTMATVRDLTQTGSASDIPKDIDHFWERIRSASKIRIGTGVIPPLLEERAGELLQTLFEEALRSARAELEEERQQFQAQVQSAEKNAHEASIRLDSSDESVRREEEKTEAARQRIRELEAELTSAHLQRGVHQDALQSATQRMQTETHALQTHLDTERAANTVLRERVEELHVELRERTEHYAQQIKDAIDAAERRVKPLLVELDTLRGMAATYQSGTREANRKEFEFLQQLAVTKAQSDRFSAQVEEQAEALDALNQELAELRKQQDADPALAALLYRQALSGRLSADELQIIGSKLDAQISLPQHCPQCKTGEPELFQTDGQHELACPECEHSSGARSSRLEAIAGFFSAGSLSDGV; encoded by the coding sequence ATGAATCTAGATGAAATACGCGCCAATATCCGCGAAGAACTCCAAAAAATGCGCAAAAGTGGCAGTAAACGGCAAGAAATGTCACTTCATGCGTGCAAACGGCTATTTTTTGATCTAGGCATTCGTCCAACCATGGCAACGGTCCGCGATCTCACGCAAACAGGGAGTGCGAGCGATATTCCAAAAGACATCGATCATTTTTGGGAGCGTATTCGCAGCGCATCCAAAATCCGGATCGGCACAGGCGTCATTCCACCTCTCCTTGAAGAACGCGCGGGTGAACTGCTCCAGACACTTTTTGAAGAAGCGCTGCGCTCCGCCCGAGCTGAACTAGAGGAAGAGCGGCAACAATTTCAGGCTCAGGTCCAGTCGGCGGAAAAAAATGCCCACGAAGCCAGCATTCGTCTGGATAGCTCGGATGAATCAGTTCGCCGGGAAGAAGAAAAAACCGAAGCGGCCCGGCAACGGATTCGTGAGCTGGAGGCTGAGTTGACCAGCGCTCATCTCCAGCGCGGCGTACATCAAGACGCGCTGCAATCCGCCACACAACGCATGCAAACGGAAACGCACGCGCTGCAAACTCATCTAGATACAGAACGCGCTGCTAATACGGTATTACGAGAGCGTGTCGAAGAACTGCATGTCGAATTGCGCGAACGAACCGAGCACTACGCACAACAAATAAAAGACGCAATTGATGCCGCGGAGCGCCGGGTAAAACCTCTGCTGGTTGAACTGGATACCTTGCGTGGCATGGCGGCAACGTATCAGTCAGGGACGAGAGAGGCGAATCGGAAGGAGTTTGAGTTTCTGCAGCAGTTAGCCGTAACCAAAGCACAATCGGACCGGTTTAGCGCTCAGGTTGAAGAACAAGCAGAAGCACTTGACGCGCTAAACCAGGAGCTGGCTGAACTGCGAAAGCAACAGGATGCAGATCCGGCGCTTGCCGCCTTGCTTTACAGGCAGGCGCTTTCTGGACGTTTAAGCGCTGATGAACTACAGATCATCGGCTCGAAACTGGATGCGCAGATATCGCTGCCGCAGCATTGCCCTCAGTGCAAGACTGGGGAGCCCGAGCTTTTTCAAACCGATGGCCAGCATGAACTGGCTTGCCCGGAATGTGAGCATTCATCTGGAGCCAGGTCTTCACGGCTGGAGGCCATTGCTGGGTTTTTTTCAGCCGGCTCATTGTCTGATGGGGTGTGA